The following proteins are encoded in a genomic region of Musa acuminata AAA Group cultivar baxijiao chromosome BXJ2-11, Cavendish_Baxijiao_AAA, whole genome shotgun sequence:
- the LOC135627106 gene encoding large ribosomal subunit protein eL14z has translation MPFKRYVEIGRVALVNYGKEYGRLVVIVDVIDQNRALVDAPDMVRGQMNFKRLSLTDIKIDIPRVPKKKTLIDAMEAADVKNKWEKSSWGRKLIVQKRRASLNDFDRFKVMLAKIKRGGAIRQELAKLKKENAA, from the exons ATG CCGTTCAAACGATATGTGGAGATCGGCAGGGTTGCCCTCGTGAACTATGGGAAGGAATATGGCCGGCTTGTCGTCATTGTCGACGTTATCGATCAGAACAGA GCTTTGGTTGATGCTCCTGACATGGTACGTGGCCAAATGAACTTCAAGAGACTCTCTCTTACTGACATAAAGATTGACATACCACGAGTCCCCAAAAAGAAGACCCTTATTGATGCCATGGAAGCGGCTG ATGTGAAGAACAAATGGGAGAAAAGCTCATGGGGCAGGAAGTTGATTGTGCAGAAGAGGAGAGCTTCATTGAATGACTTTGACAGGTTCAAGGTCATGTTGGCAAAGATTAAG AGAGGAGGTGCTATCAGGCAAGAGCTGGCCAAGCTTAAAAAGGAGAATGCAGCTTGA